Proteins encoded in a region of the Saccharomyces eubayanus strain FM1318 chromosome Unknown scaffold_18, whole genome shotgun sequence genome:
- a CDS encoding pyridoxal 5'-phosphate synthase subunit PdxS: MSEFKVKTGLAQMLKGGVIMDVVNAEQAIIAEXAGACAVMALERIPADMRKSGQVCRMSDPHMIKEIMAAVSIPVMAKVRIGHFVEAQILEALQVDYIDESEVLTPADWSNHIEKNSFQVPFVCGAKDLGEALRRINEGAAMIRTKGEAGTGDVSEAVKHINKIRGEIQLYKETLTKESDLAAKASELRVPVELLKTTIENGKLPVVNFAAGGVATPADAALLMQLGCEGVFVGSGIFKSSNPDKLARAIVEATTHYDNPKKLLEVSSDLGDLMGGISIQSINEAANKNGTRLSEIGW, translated from the coding sequence aTGTCCGAATTTAAGGTTAAAACTGGGTTAGCTCAAATGCTAAAGGGTGGTGTGATTATGGATGTGGTCAACGCTGAACAAGCAATTATCGCCGAGARAGCAGGYGCATGTGCCGTGATGGCGCTGGAGCGTATTCCAGCCGACATGCGTAAATCCGGTCAAGTGTGTCGTATGTCAGATCCACACATGATCAAGGAAATCATGGCCGCAGTGTCCATTCCAGTGATGGCAAAAGTTCGTATTGGGCACTTTGTTGARGCACAAATCCTGGAAGCGCTACAGGTGGACTATATCGACGAAAGTGAGGTCTTGACCCCAGCTGACTGGTCTAATCATATCGAGAAGAACAGCTTCCAGGTCCCATTTGTTTGCGGTGCCAAAGATTTGGGTGAGGCATTGAGAAGAATAAACGAAGGCGCTGCGATGATCCGTACTAAAGGTGAAGCTGGTACTGGTGATGTGTCCGAAGCCGTGAAGCACATCAACAAGATCAGGGGTGAGATCCAGCTATATAAAGAGACCTTGACTAAGGAGTCAGATCTTGCCGCAAAAGCATCGGAACTAAGAGTGCCAGTCGAACTATTGAAGACCACRATTGAGAACGGCAAGTTACCCGTAGTTAATTTCGCTGCCGGTGGTGTTGCTACGCCWGCAGACGCTGCTCTGCTGATGCAGCTAGGCTGCGAGGGTGTTTTCGTTGGCTCAGGTATCTTCAAGTCTTCAAACCCTGATAAGTTGGCCCGCGCCATTGTGGAAGCCACCACTCACTACGACAACCCAAAAAAACTGTTAGAAGTATCCAGCGACTTGGGTGATTTGATGGGTGGTATTTCCATCCAATCGATCAACGAGGCAGCCAACAAAAACGGCACAAGACTTTCTGAAATCGGATGGTAG